The Mercurialis annua linkage group LG8, ddMerAnnu1.2, whole genome shotgun sequence genome window below encodes:
- the LOC126659991 gene encoding uncharacterized protein LOC126659991: MPPPIKEPCKKEACDIQACLSKNNFLPQRCVKVIENLQSCCEKCENKSTHCGSVSSLLKQIPKR, encoded by the exons ATGCCTCCACCGATCAAAGAACCCTGCAAAAAAGAGGCTTGTGATATTCAAGCTTGTCTTTCCAAGAACAATTTCCTCCCTCAAAG GTGTGTCAAAGTCATTGAAAATCTACAGTCTTGCTGTGAGAAATGTGAGAACAAGTCGACCCACTGTGGTTCTGTGTCTAGCCTTCTAAAGCAAATTCCGAAACGATAA
- the LOC126661522 gene encoding uncharacterized protein LOC126661522 yields MESIPVMIQHKGNWIEANQYADFEVIGVMIPQNSTYLDLLHIIAQEIQVNLEKQNIEIKYQVKIQYPPLKISDDSSFRFYLEIKKKEIDFTMYPLCIVVISDTSQIQTILPDAAASISTAISESNRDQDTISIHDRYMFDTFDEIGQYTKLLAIDTIDCNDDQNQESVSDPLQDIDLTVGKTFKDKATLQACLRLHAINNHYQQKTVKSCQKNIFVKCIDDTCQWYLKASINVHTKQFIIRKQDMNHTCPIETRFSNQKQASASHIAASIKMKYLNVKATYTPVDIRNDMQTLHGVKISYMMAWRSRELAFEMLRGKPCESYKSLPTFLYMLGTRNPGSSIDIQLRDDSTFLYVFTALKASITGWQYCKPIIVVDATFLKATFGGTLLVATAQDAAGKLFPLAFSAVDSENDDSWHYFFTKIKQAFGTREGICIVSDRHLSIESAIKRIYPEATHGVCMFHLLNNLKTNFKRNAKKLKEPFFAAARAYTEVEFDYHMKVLDSLDARVRPFLQQIKYERWSRVHSLKNRYKTMTSNLAESLNAAILHARELPITALFMHLHDLQQEYSYKHRKIAIDTVTTLSTIHEDILLQNYINSLKLQVKPSSDDIITVLENGKKYTVNMVERTCTCKKFDIDEIPCKHAIAFLADKKIEPYAYCSRYYTNAAMLATYSETVYPLEKEEEWIIPEHIKNMIVKPPQHRTRTGRPKKGRYQSKWGNPKNDPNQGQCGKCGHAGHNRKTCRNKPKDT; encoded by the exons ATGGAATCTATTCCAGTGATGATACAACACAAAGGCAATTGGATTGAAGCAAATCAATATGCAGATTTTGAAGTTATTGGTGTCATGATTCCTCAAAATTCTACATATTTGGATCTTCTACATATAATAGCACAAGAAATACAagtaaatttggaaaaacagaATATTGAGATAAAATATCAAGTAAAGATTCAGTATCCACCACTCAAAATCAGTGATGATTCAAGCTTCAGATTTTACTTAGAAATCAAGAAAAAGGAAATCGACTTCACTATGTATCCTCTCTGCATAGTAGTTATCAGTGATACTAGCCAGATACAGACAATTCTTCCAGATGCAGCAGCAAGTATTTCAACAGCTATTTCAGAATCAAACAGAGACCAAGATACCATATCGATACACGATagatacatgtttgatacattCGACGAAATAGGTCAGTATACAAAACTTCTTGCAATTGATACAATAGACTGTAACGATGATCAAAATCAAGAATCAGTATCAGATCCACTACAAGATATAGATCTGACAGTTGGAAAAACTTTCAAAGATAAAGCTACTCTTCAAGCATGCTTACGACTTCATGCAATCAATAATCACTACCAACAAAAGACAGTTAAATCATGCCAAAAGAACATTTTTGTAAAATGTATCGATGATACATGTCAATGGTATCTGAAAGCGTCAATTAATGTTCACACAAAACAGTTCATCATTCGTAAACAAGACATGAACCACACATGCCCGATAGAGACCAGATTCAGCAATCAAAAACAAGCATCAGCATCACACATAGCGGCATCCATCAAAATGAAGTATCTCAATGTCAAAGCAACATACACACCAGTAGATATAAGGAATGATATGCAGACTTTACATGGAGTCAAGATCAGTTATATGATGGCTTGGAGATCAAGAGAATTGGCATTTGAAATGTTAAGAGGAAAGCCTTGTGAATCTTACAAATCGCTGCCTACTTTTTTATATATGCTTGGAACTAGAAACCCGGGATCTAGCATAGACATACAATTGAGAGATGACAGCACATTTTTGTATGTATTTACAGCATTAAAAGCTTCAATTACAGGATGGCAGTATTGCAAACCAATAATTGTAGTTGATGCTACATTCTTAAAGGCAACATTTGGTGGCACACTTCTTGTTGCAACAGCTCAAGATGCAGCTGGAAAGCTGTTTCCTCTAGCATTTTCTGCTGTGGATTCAGAAAATGATGACTCATGGCATTATTTCTTCACTAAAATAAAACAGGCCTTTGGAACAAGAGAAGGTATCTGCATTGTATCAGATAGACATCTCAGCATAGAGTCAGCTATTAAAAGGATTTATCCTGAAGCTACTCATGGCGTATGCATGTTTCACCTTCTCAATAACCTCAAGACAAATTTCAAGAGAAATGCCAAGAAACTTAAAGAACCTTTCTTTGCAGCAGCAAGAGCATACACTGAGGTTGAATTTGACTACCACATGAAAGTGTTGGACAGCTTAGATGCTCGAGTAAGACCATTTCTTCAgcaaatcaaatatgaaaggtGGTCAAGGGTACATTCTCTCAAAAACAGGTATAAAACTATGACATCTAATTTAGCTGAATCATTAAACGCAGCAATATTACATGCAAGAGAACTGCCGATCACAGCCTTATTTATGCACCTACATGACCTCCAACAAGAGTACTCATACAAACACAGAAAAATTGCTATCGATACAGTCACAACACTTTCAACCATCCATGAAGATATACTTCTGCAAAATTACATTAATTCACTGAAACTACAG GTGAAACCATCTTCAGATGATATCATAACAGTTCTCGAGAATGGTAAAAAGTACACAGTCAACATGGTCGAGAGAACATGTACATGCAAAAAGTTTGATATCGATGAAATTCCTTGTAAACATGCCATAGCATTTCTAGCCGACAAGAAGATTGAACCTTATGCGTACTGCTCAAGATACTATACAAATGCAGCTATGTTAGCGACATATTCTGAAACTGTATATCCATTGGAGAAGGAAGAAGAATGGATTATTCCAGAACATATCAAGAACATGATTGTCAAACCACCCCAACATAGAACACGAACTGGAAGGCCTAAAAAGGGTAGGTACCAGTCAAAGTGGGGAAATCCGAAAAACGATCCAAATCAAGGGCAATGTGGAAAATGCGGACACGCTGGACATAATAGGAAGACATGCCGAAACAAGCCAAAAGATACCTAG
- the LOC130014941 gene encoding uncharacterized protein LOC130014941 — MVSTRSTPTKEKKDFVVPVKMKRKLVKKAEKDVEGSGVASASENVKVKGKKVDETGLKKRRLAFDAVPDHQKVQKSLHIEEPTRLVQICVFLGSKICVFHFNSFQLIVKYDLPEQQFNDCGVFAFSFAEYIVHGREQELTKEFDVNSHRKRLAFCLYKYGKWKNMFHVVSESESYQDKDQKDGNVKAKRYKIRAGKLKL; from the exons ATGGTTTCTACAAGATCAACTCCTACAAAAGAGAAGAAGGATTTTGTTGTTCCTGTAAAAATGAAGCGGAAATTAGTAAAAAAAGCTGAAAAAGATGTTGAAGGAAGTGGTGTTGCTTCTGCCTCTGAGAATGTCAAAGTAAAGGGAAAAAAGGTGGATGAAACTGGTTTGAAAAAAAGGCGTTTGGCTTTTGATGCTGTACCTGATCATCAGAAAGTTCAGAAATCCTTGCATATTGAAGAACCAACTCGTTTGGTtcag ATATGTGTTTTTTTAGGCTCTAAGATTtgtgtttttcattttaattcttttcagtTGATTGTTAAATATGACCTGCCAGAACAACAGTTCAA TGATTGTGGAGTTTTTGCATTCTCTTTTGCTGAATATATTGTGCATGGGAGAGAGCAAGAGCTTACAAAAGAATTTGATGTGAATTCCCATCGAAAGCGTTTGGCTTTTTGTCTTTATAAGTATGGAAAATGGAAGAATATGTTTCATGTTGTCAGTGAATCAGAGAGTTATCAGGACAAGGACCAAAAGGATGGGAATGTGAAAGCAAAAAGATACAAGATTCGAGCTGGAAAACTGAAACTGTAG